Part of the Halopenitus persicus genome is shown below.
ACCGAAGGCGTACGCGATCCGGGTTCCAACGAACAGCTCTCCCCCGCCGATCATCGCTGGCACGATGTACGCACCCATGCTGAAGATGAACACGAAGATGATTCCGCCGACCAACCCGGGGATCGAGAGCGGGAGAACGATCCGCTTGAACACCTCGCGGCGACTCGCTCCCAGGTCATAGGCGGCCTCGATCAGCGATTCGTCGAGCTTCTCGAGGCTCGTGTACAGCGGGAGGATCATGAAGGGCAACCAGAGGTAGGTCAGCCCGAGCCAGATCGAGAACTTGGTGTTGAGGAGCCAGCCGATCGGCTCGTTGATGATCCCGATCCAGACCAGCAGCCCGTTGAGCACGCCTTCGGTGCCGAGAATGATCTGCCAGCCGTACACGCGCACGATGTAGTTCGTCCAGAAGGGGATCATCACGAGCACGAGCAGGACGTTCTTGTACTGCCCGCCGAACCGGGCGATGTAGTAGGCGAACGGATACGCGACGACGATCGCCGTCGCGGTCGTCACCAGCGCGATCAGCGTCGTGTTGACGAACGCCACCCGGTTGGCGGATCTCGTGAACACCGCGGTGTAGTTACTGAGGCTGAAGTCCAACGTTAACGCGAGGCTTTCCATTCCGGTCGTGGCGATGTAGAACATGATCACCACGGGGGCCAGGAAGAAGAGGACCTCGAGGATCAGGATCGGCCCGCCGGTCACGAGAAAGCTGTTCGACTCGCGGACGCGATCGAGTATGGTTCGAAGTATGGTATCTGTTCTACTGTGAGTCTCCACCATACTCCCCTTTGATCGAACTCTATCCAATATATCTTCCGATCGCGAAACCGCGCTCGCGGACGAACCGGCGCCGAAACGGCGGATCGCCGTCCGGGGAACGATGATATCGAACTAAAATCCAAGAAAGTGCCACTGAG
Proteins encoded:
- a CDS encoding ABC transporter permease — protein: MVETHSRTDTILRTILDRVRESNSFLVTGGPILILEVLFFLAPVVIMFYIATTGMESLALTLDFSLSNYTAVFTRSANRVAFVNTTLIALVTTATAIVVAYPFAYYIARFGGQYKNVLLVLVMIPFWTNYIVRVYGWQIILGTEGVLNGLLVWIGIINEPIGWLLNTKFSIWLGLTYLWLPFMILPLYTSLEKLDESLIEAAYDLGASRREVFKRIVLPLSIPGLVGGIIFVFIFSMGAYIVPAMIGGGELFVGTRIAYAFGIGSDWPLGAALGSVLMLVVGGVLWGLMGYTDVEEMF